In Phreatobacter stygius, a genomic segment contains:
- a CDS encoding MBL fold metallo-hydrolase — protein sequence MNITVLGSGDAFGSGGRFSTCLYLTADDGTTMLVDCAATSMPALNRAGIDRNAISAILFTHFHGDHFGGLPFFVLDAQFVTRRRAPLTIAGPKGVEERAHIALEAAFPGSSGAKRAFDMQFIEIAPGAPAEVAGAGVSAFAMIHDDRAGPCLGYRIARDNRVFAYSGDTSWTDQLIPLSREADVLLVECYTVDRKLPNHLDYRTLSAHLSELAAKRIILTHMGSSMLEWAEDLPVERAFDGLVIAL from the coding sequence ATGAACATCACGGTTCTCGGCTCAGGCGACGCCTTTGGTTCGGGCGGACGGTTCTCGACCTGCCTGTACCTGACCGCCGATGACGGCACGACCATGCTGGTCGACTGCGCCGCCACCTCGATGCCGGCGCTCAACCGGGCCGGCATCGATCGCAACGCCATCTCGGCGATCCTGTTCACCCATTTCCATGGCGACCATTTCGGCGGCCTGCCGTTCTTCGTGCTCGACGCCCAATTCGTCACGCGCCGGCGCGCGCCGCTCACCATTGCCGGGCCGAAAGGAGTCGAGGAGCGGGCACACATTGCGCTCGAAGCCGCCTTCCCGGGCTCGTCTGGGGCAAAACGTGCCTTCGACATGCAGTTCATCGAGATCGCGCCCGGCGCGCCGGCCGAGGTTGCCGGCGCCGGCGTCAGCGCCTTCGCCATGATCCATGACGACAGGGCCGGGCCTTGCCTCGGCTACCGCATCGCGCGCGACAACAGGGTCTTTGCCTATTCCGGCGACACCTCCTGGACCGACCAGCTGATCCCGCTGAGCCGCGAGGCCGACGTCCTGCTGGTCGAATGCTACACCGTCGACCGCAAGCTGCCGAACCACCTGGACTATCGGACGCTCTCGGCCCATCTGTCCGAGCTCGCCGCCAAACGGATCATCCTGACCCATATGGGCTCGTCCATGCTCGAATGGGCCGAGGACCTGCCGGTGGAACGGGCCTTCGATGGCCTCGTGATCGCGCTATGA
- a CDS encoding ABC transporter ATP-binding protein: MTAPAIAMTGIDKRFGAVHANKTVDFTVERGTVRGLIGENGAGKSTLMSILYGFYAPDQGHIAVNGKAIDIRAPADAIAAGIGMVHQHFMLVETFTVVENLMLGAEGGALTARGASAMRARLAALSRDYGLDVDPDAVIADLAVGQLQRVEILKALVRGADILILDEPTAVLTPDEADKLFVLVRRLADEGKAVIIVTHKLKEIMAVTDQVSVMRRGEMVATVETGETSQEQLAELMVGRHVALTVDKTIAEAGKTVLEVRDLSLRDSRGTLRLDQVGFDVKAGEIVGIAGVSGNGQSELLEIIAGMRRPSSGTIALGGALLDCGGRDDPQSLRAQGLRHVPEDRQRRGLVKPFDAAESAILGCTDEQRFGFGPFLNHRAVVADCASKMATFDVRPADPGLTTALFSGGNQQKIVLAREIERDPVLLLVGQPTRGVDIGAIELIHRRLIALRDEGKAILVVSTELDEVLALADRVLVMSGGRITGERQAASTDERDIGLLMAGIGEARE; the protein is encoded by the coding sequence ATGACGGCCCCTGCCATTGCCATGACCGGCATCGACAAGCGCTTCGGCGCTGTTCATGCCAATAAGACAGTCGATTTCACGGTCGAGCGCGGCACGGTGCGGGGCTTGATCGGCGAGAACGGCGCCGGCAAGTCGACACTGATGTCGATCCTCTACGGTTTCTACGCGCCGGATCAGGGGCACATTGCCGTCAACGGCAAGGCGATCGACATTCGCGCGCCGGCCGATGCGATCGCCGCCGGCATCGGCATGGTGCACCAGCACTTCATGCTGGTCGAAACCTTCACGGTGGTGGAAAACCTCATGCTCGGCGCCGAGGGCGGCGCGCTGACCGCCCGCGGCGCGAGCGCGATGCGTGCCAGGCTCGCCGCGCTCAGCCGCGACTATGGCCTCGATGTCGATCCGGACGCGGTCATCGCCGATCTCGCGGTCGGTCAGCTGCAGCGCGTCGAAATCCTCAAAGCCCTGGTGCGCGGCGCCGACATCCTGATCCTCGACGAGCCGACGGCCGTCCTGACGCCTGACGAAGCCGACAAACTGTTCGTCCTGGTGCGTCGCCTGGCCGACGAAGGCAAGGCGGTGATCATCGTCACGCACAAGCTCAAGGAGATCATGGCGGTGACCGACCAGGTCTCGGTCATGCGGCGCGGCGAAATGGTGGCAACCGTCGAGACCGGCGAGACCAGCCAGGAGCAGCTGGCCGAACTGATGGTCGGTCGGCATGTCGCGCTCACCGTCGACAAGACTATCGCCGAAGCCGGCAAGACCGTATTGGAGGTGCGCGATCTCAGCCTGCGCGACAGCCGCGGCACGCTGCGCCTCGACCAGGTCGGTTTCGACGTCAAGGCCGGCGAGATCGTCGGCATTGCCGGCGTCTCCGGCAACGGCCAGTCGGAACTGCTCGAAATCATCGCCGGCATGCGGCGGCCGAGCTCCGGAACGATCGCGCTCGGCGGCGCGCTGCTGGATTGCGGCGGACGCGACGACCCGCAGAGCCTGCGCGCCCAGGGCCTGCGCCACGTGCCCGAGGACCGGCAGCGCCGGGGCCTGGTCAAGCCGTTCGATGCCGCCGAGAGCGCCATTCTGGGCTGCACCGACGAACAGCGCTTCGGTTTCGGACCGTTTCTCAACCATCGCGCCGTGGTCGCCGACTGCGCCAGCAAGATGGCAACCTTCGATGTGCGCCCGGCCGATCCGGGCCTGACCACGGCGCTGTTTTCCGGCGGCAACCAGCAGAAGATCGTGCTGGCGCGCGAAATCGAACGAGACCCGGTCCTGCTCCTGGTCGGCCAGCCGACCCGCGGCGTCGATATCGGCGCCATCGAACTGATCCATCGCCGGCTGATCGCGCTGCGCGACGAGGGCAAGGCGATCCTGGTCGTCTCCACCGAACTCGACGAGGTTCTGGCGCTGGCCGACCGCGTGCTTGTGATGAGCGGCGGCCGCATCACCGGCGAACGCCAAGCGGCGTCGACAGACGAGCGCGACATTGGCCTCTTGATGGCCGGCATCGGCGAGGCGCGCGAATGA